Proteins found in one Lycium ferocissimum isolate CSIRO_LF1 chromosome 6, AGI_CSIRO_Lferr_CH_V1, whole genome shotgun sequence genomic segment:
- the LOC132060339 gene encoding E3 ubiquitin-protein ligase WAV3-like yields MGMAGAGETSSSYSGKLKKAAKKMFVQTCGSFCCRYQNSPSPVPHNNNNNSEFPYPASNNLELLNHASVIKPSRLDSTTNTPSNKNFCPICLDPLSYSSECSPGQAIFTAQCSHAFHFACISSNIRHGNVTCPVCRAHWTQLPRTLRMHYSPHNNQADPILQILDESIATSRVHRRSFLRSARYDDDDPVEPDPTSDIHRLHLSLSPVPHSTSVFELCLKLTHQPATDLVLVASPNGPHLRLMKQAMAFVVFSLRPIDRLAIVTYSSAAARIFPLKCMTSYGKRTALQVIDRLFYMGQADPVEGLKKGVKILRERTHQNTHSFILHLSDNPTRSSFHGFHLELPITIHKFHVGFGYGTSNGFVMHEFERFLAKILCGAVREIALRIGDDTRVMRLGELRGGEERRIPLLLEELDGVRVVYTYTDCMMGDSFKTGEVVVGIGDRKELTDDSISVESTGGRSSSVESWEYHDPFMARRWAKRLHGYRI; encoded by the exons ATGGGAATGGCCGGGGCCGGAGAAACATCATCATCGTATtctgggaagctgaagaaagCAGCTAAAAAGATGTTTGTTCAAACATGTGGTTCATTTTGTTGTAGATATCAAAACTCCCCTTCTCCTGTCcctcataacaacaacaacaactct GAGTTTCCTTATCCGGCCAGTAATAATCTGGAGCTGTTGAATCATGCGTCTGTCATTAAACCCTCGCGATTAGATTCTACTACTAACACACCTTCTAACAAG AATTTTTGTCCAATATGTCTGGATCCGTTGAGCTATAGCTCCGAGTGCAGCCCAGGACAGGCTATATTTACAGCACAATGCTCTCATGCTTTTCACTTCGCTTGCATATCATCCAACATCCGCCATGGCAATGTTACTTGCCCTGTTTGCCGTGCACATTGGACCCAACTACCTCGAACATTGAGGATGCATTATTCTCCTCACAACAATCAAGCGGACCCCATTCTCCAGATTCTCGATGAATCAATTGCTACTTCTCGGGTACATAGACGTTCCTTTTTACGCTCTGCTcgctatgacgatgatgatcCCGTCGAACCCGACCCCACATCAGATATTCACCGTTTGCATTTGTCTTTATCACCTGTCCCTCACAGTACTTCTGTGTTTGAACTTTGCTTAAAATTGACACATCAGCCAGCCACCGACTTAGTTTTAGTGGCAAGCCCGAACGGACCCCACCTGAGGCTTATGAAACAAGCCATGGCATTTGTGGTATTTTCGCTTCGGCCTATAGACCGTTTGGCTATTGTCACCTACTCTTCTGCAGCAGCACGGATCTTTCCCCTTAAGTGCATGACCTCTTACGGGAAGCGGACAGCGCTACAAGTGATTGATCGGCTGTTTTATATGGGCCAAGCTGATCCAGTAGAAGGACTTAAGAAAGGTGTAAAGATACTAAGAGAGCGAACCCACCAAAATACTCATTCTTTTATTCTACATCTTTCTGACAATCCAACAAGATCGTCTTTCCATGGGTTTCACTTGGAACTTCCTATTACAATCCATAAGTTTCATGTTGGATTTGGATATGGCACTTCGAATGGGTTTGTCATGCATGAATTTGAGAGATTTCTTGCTAAAATATTGTGCGGTGCAGTTCGAGAGATTGCATTGAGGATTGGGGACGACACTAGGGTTATGAGGCTTGGAGAATTACGAGGGGGTGAAGAGAGGAGAATCCCGTTGCTTTTGGAAGAGTTGGACGGGGTCCGCGTGGTGTATACCTATACTGATTGCATGATGGGCGATTCTTTTAAAACTGGGGAAGTTGTAGTCGGAATTGGCGATAGAAAAGAACTGACTGATGATTCTATCTCTGTTGAGAGCACCGGTGGAAGAAGTAGCAGCGTTGAGAGCTGGGAATACCATGATCCGTTCATGGCTAGACGATGGGCTAAGCGTTTGCATGGCTATAGGATATGA
- the LOC132060337 gene encoding protein PHR1-LIKE 3-like isoform X1: MFPRLINSQEDEYNIHHHGHGCDVNNVNVGIHHHHNHSDPCLVLTSDPKPRLRWTADLHERFVDAVTQLGGPSKATPKAIMRTMGVKGLTLFHLKSHLQKYRLGKQSQKDLDEASKEGLTATYSLESPCSGGTPQQLPASDLNEGYEVKEALRAQMEVQSKLHLQVEAEKHLQIRQDAEQRYITMLEKACKMLADQFIGDVVTENHQETYQGLGTKTQLSPLCNPHGLCPSDSADIVGVHGPEEVSPRIHPQPTDCSTESCLTSHESPAGLPLEGSSPGGKKRGLSGDSTHASYVWGEADMRSSGVRVLQVNCFGITGSNVQNVSN, translated from the exons ATGTTTCCAAGATTGATAAATTCACAGGAAGATGAATataacatacatcatcatgGTCATGGATGTGATGTTAATAATGTTAATGTTGGgatacatcatcatcataatcatagtGACCCATGTCTTGTGTTAACTTCAGATCCAAAACCTCGTCTTAGATGGACAGCAGACCTACATGAAAGATTTGTTGATGCTGTTACTCAACTTGGTGGTCCTAGTA AAGCTACCCCAAAGGCAATAATGCGGACAATGGGTGTCAAGGGACTGACACTCTTCCACCTAAAGAGTCACCTTCAG AAATACAGACTAGGTAAGCAATCTCAGAAAGATCTTGATGAGGCTTCAAAAGAGG GACTTACAGCTACGTATTCATTAGAAAGCCCTTGTTCTGGTGGTACTCCTCAGCAGTTGCCTGCATCGGACTTGAATGA AGGTTATGAAGTCAAGGAGGCATTAAGAGCTCAAATGGAAGTGCAAAGTAAATTGCACCTGCAAGTTGAA GCCGAGAAGCACTTGCAAATTCGCCAGGATGCTGAACAAAGATATATTACCATGTTGGAGAAGGCCTGTAAAATGCTTGCTGATCAATTCATTGGTGATGTAGTTACTGAAAATCACCAAGAGACTTATCAAGGATTAGGAACAAAGACACAACTTAGCCCTTTATGTAATCCACATGGATTGTGCCCCTCGGATTCTGCTGACATTGTTGGAGTCCATGGGCCAGAAGAAGTTTCCCCCAGAATCCATCCACAACCCACGGATTGTTCCACTGAAAGCTGCTTAACTTCGCATGAGAGCCCCGCTGGACTTCCACTAGAAGGATCTTCACCTGGAGGGAAAAAACGAGGGCTAAGCGGAGATTCAACACATGCTTCATATGTTTGGGGTGAAGCAGATATGAGATCATCAGGTGTTCGCGTACTACAAGTTAATTGCTTTGGGATTACTGGCTCTAACGTTCAAAATGTCTCTAATTAA
- the LOC132060337 gene encoding protein PHR1-LIKE 3-like isoform X2: MFPRLINSQEDEYNIHHHGHGCDVNNVNVGIHHHHNHSDPCLVLTSDPKPRLRWTADLHERFVDAVTQLGGPSKATPKAIMRTMGVKGLTLFHLKSHLQKYRLGLTATYSLESPCSGGTPQQLPASDLNEGYEVKEALRAQMEVQSKLHLQVEAEKHLQIRQDAEQRYITMLEKACKMLADQFIGDVVTENHQETYQGLGTKTQLSPLCNPHGLCPSDSADIVGVHGPEEVSPRIHPQPTDCSTESCLTSHESPAGLPLEGSSPGGKKRGLSGDSTHASYVWGEADMRSSGVRVLQVNCFGITGSNVQNVSN, from the exons ATGTTTCCAAGATTGATAAATTCACAGGAAGATGAATataacatacatcatcatgGTCATGGATGTGATGTTAATAATGTTAATGTTGGgatacatcatcatcataatcatagtGACCCATGTCTTGTGTTAACTTCAGATCCAAAACCTCGTCTTAGATGGACAGCAGACCTACATGAAAGATTTGTTGATGCTGTTACTCAACTTGGTGGTCCTAGTA AAGCTACCCCAAAGGCAATAATGCGGACAATGGGTGTCAAGGGACTGACACTCTTCCACCTAAAGAGTCACCTTCAG AAATACAGACTAG GACTTACAGCTACGTATTCATTAGAAAGCCCTTGTTCTGGTGGTACTCCTCAGCAGTTGCCTGCATCGGACTTGAATGA AGGTTATGAAGTCAAGGAGGCATTAAGAGCTCAAATGGAAGTGCAAAGTAAATTGCACCTGCAAGTTGAA GCCGAGAAGCACTTGCAAATTCGCCAGGATGCTGAACAAAGATATATTACCATGTTGGAGAAGGCCTGTAAAATGCTTGCTGATCAATTCATTGGTGATGTAGTTACTGAAAATCACCAAGAGACTTATCAAGGATTAGGAACAAAGACACAACTTAGCCCTTTATGTAATCCACATGGATTGTGCCCCTCGGATTCTGCTGACATTGTTGGAGTCCATGGGCCAGAAGAAGTTTCCCCCAGAATCCATCCACAACCCACGGATTGTTCCACTGAAAGCTGCTTAACTTCGCATGAGAGCCCCGCTGGACTTCCACTAGAAGGATCTTCACCTGGAGGGAAAAAACGAGGGCTAAGCGGAGATTCAACACATGCTTCATATGTTTGGGGTGAAGCAGATATGAGATCATCAGGTGTTCGCGTACTACAAGTTAATTGCTTTGGGATTACTGGCTCTAACGTTCAAAATGTCTCTAATTAA